The proteins below come from a single Candidatus Neomarinimicrobiota bacterium genomic window:
- a CDS encoding CPBP family intramembrane metalloprotease, with translation MSLFSGSLAAYSLAFGGEKFKKIFEFKRSYLLIGIVSAALLYSVFLVGNLAVKSLFDFAGREIEGIYSTKSQAEPYLIGTLLLLVIAPAEEIFWRGFIQKKYSNRLGKWTGFFLALALYSAVHVWSLNLILVGAAFMAGAFWGLMYMKYKSIVPGIISHGVWDVFIFILYPIS, from the coding sequence ATGTCCTTGTTTTCAGGCTCACTCGCAGCATATTCCCTTGCGTTCGGCGGTGAGAAATTTAAAAAGATTTTTGAATTTAAACGATCGTATCTCCTGATAGGAATCGTCTCGGCGGCTCTCTTGTATTCAGTTTTTCTCGTCGGAAACCTTGCAGTAAAGTCATTATTTGATTTTGCCGGAAGGGAAATTGAGGGAATATATTCGACCAAATCTCAGGCAGAGCCGTATTTAATAGGGACATTGTTACTGCTCGTTATAGCTCCGGCGGAAGAGATATTCTGGCGGGGATTTATTCAGAAGAAATATTCAAACCGGCTGGGCAAATGGACAGGGTTTTTTCTTGCGCTGGCTCTTTATTCGGCGGTACACGTTTGGTCGCTAAACCTGATTCTCGTAGGAGCAGCCTTTATGGCGGGCGCATTTTGGGGATTAATGTACATGAAATATAAATCTATAGTTCCGGGGATAATTTCGCATGGAGTCTGGGACGTTTTCATTTTCATTTTGTATCCCATTAGTTAA